The Polyangium aurulentum genomic interval GCCGATCCGCGCGTCGACCACGTGGCCTTCACGGGCTCGGTCTCGGGCGGTCACAAAGTCTACGCGCAGGCCGCGGCGAGCCGCTTCGTCGACGTGGGGCTCGAGCTCGGGGGCAAGGACGCGGCCTACGTGGCCGCCGACGCCGACTTCGACAAGGCGGTCGACGGCCTCGTCGACGGCGCCTGTTACAACGCCGGCCAGAGCTGCTGCGCGGTCGAGCGCGCGTACGTGCACAGGAGCCTCTACGACCGCTTCGTCGAGGCCGCCGTCGCGCTCATGAAGAACTACCGCCTCGGCGATCCGATGAGCCCCGAGACCTCGCTCGGCCCGATCGCGCAGCCGCACCACCCGCTGTTCATCGAGCGGCAGGTGGAACAAGCCAAGGCCGCGGGCGCGCGCGTGCTCTTCGGCGGCAAGCGCACGCAGGTGGACGGCAAGGGCCGCTTCTTCGAGCCCACGGTGATCGTCGACGTCGCCCCGCACCTCGACGTGATGCGCGTCGAGACCTTCGGCCCGGTCCTGCCGATCGTGCCCGTCGACTCGGACGAGGAGGCGCTCGCGCTCATGAACGACAGCGACCTCGGCCTGACGGCCGCCGTCTACACGAAGGACCGCGAGCGCGCCGAGCGGATGGCGAAGAAGCTCGAGGTGGGCACGGTCTACATGAACCAGTGCGACACGCTCGACCCCGCCCTGCCCTGGACCGGCGTGAAGGACAGCGGCAAGGGATCCACACTCTCGAGTATCGGCCTGCTCGGCCTCACGCGACCGAAGTCGATCAACTTCAAGCTGTAGAAGACGCAAGCCCCTTGCCGATCTCGGCGAGGTTTCGCTCGATCGATCCCACCCGCATCTTCTGCACCGTCACGCTCCTCGATCGAACTGGTAGCGCGCGCGCTCGGCGCCCTCGATCTCGACGACCACGCGTCGATCCGACAGGCGCACGACCGCGTGCGCTGCGGCAGGGCGGCCGGGGGCGTCCTCGTCGAGGTTCTCGATGAGGCTCTGCAGGGTGACGAACGGCAAGCCGTCGATGACGTCGACGTGGTTCCAGTGCAGGTGCCCGTTGAAGACGGCGAGCACGCGCCCGCTGTCGCGCAGCATCCGGCGCAAGGCGCGCCGCTCCTCGACGAGGCAGATGTGCGGCGAGCCCTCGAACCAGCGATTGCCGCGCAGATCCTGATCCGCTGCGCTGTGATGCATGAGCACGACGGTGGGCGAGGAGCCGGCGGCGAGATCGGCCGCGAGCCAGCGCATCTGCTCGTCGCCCACGGTGACGTCCACGTCCTTGCGCTCGCGGGTGTGGAGCACGACGAAGTGGAACCCTCCGAGATCGAACGAATGGTAGAGCCGCTCGAGATCGGGTCGCTTCCAGATCGCGAGCAGCTCGGCCGGCGTGAGGCGGAAGGTGTCGTGGTTGCCGGCGACGTTGGCGAGCGGGGCGCGCGCGCCGCGCAGGACGTTGATGCACGCGGCGTAGCGGGCGCGATCGGCCTCGAGGCTCTCGTCCTCGATGCAGTCGCCGAGGTTGACGACGAGGTCGGGCTTCACGACGTCGTTCATGCGGGTGACGAACGCCTTGGCGAGGCCGGGACCGCTGCGCGTGAGCTTGCGCAGCTTGCCGCCGAAGCTCGCTTCGGGGCCGAAGTGCTGGTCGGTGACGAGGCCGAGGACGAGCTCCATGGTGTGTACCCTCGTTCTTCTTTTCTAACCGGCCTTGGAGCCGCCGAGGCAGGGCGGGGACTTGAACTCGGCGCCGCCCTCGGCTTGCCACTGCGCGGGGGTGAGGGCGCGGAGCGTGAGGGCGTGGAGGCCCTTCTTGAGCTCGTCGGCGAGCGCGGCGTGGACGCGGCGGTGGCGGTCGATGGCGCCGAGGCCCTCGAAGGCGTCGCTGACGATGACGACCTTGAAGTGGGTCTCGGAGCCCTTCGGGACGTTGTGGTTGTGGCTCTCGTTCTCGACCTCGAGGTGCGTGGGGGCGAGGGCGGCGGAGAGCTTTTCTTGGATTCGCTCTAGGCGGGTCACGCGGGGAGCTTAGCGCCCCTTCTCTCGGGGGAAAGGTGGGCACGGCGAGTCCGTGTCGAGTGTGGGGGGCTTGGCGCCGGACAAGGCGCTTCGACTAGGGCAATCCGAACACCACGACGCGCGCCGTCTCGCCCTCCACCGGCCAGATGGGCGAGACCTTCCCCGTCCCCACCGCGATTCGCTGGCGGCCCGCGACCTCGAACGTCACCACGCCGGCGCCCATCGGCTGGCCGAGGTGCTCGCGCCACAGGATCTGTCCGCTCTCGGCGTCGAAGGCGAAAAAGTCTCCCGCGAGGTCGCCCGTGAAGACCAGCCCGCCGGCGGTCGGCGTGACGCCCGCGAGCATCGGCGTCGGCGAGCGGTACTTCCAGCGCACGCTCCCGGTGTCCGCATCGAATGCGGTCAGCCACCCGCCCCATTGCGCCACCGGGTCCGTCGTCCCGAAGGGCGCTTCCGCGGCGGCCCCCATCCACACCTCGCCGGGCCGCCCCTCGAGCGTCTCGGGGGGCGCGAGCTTCACCGACGCACACCAGTCGACGGCGGGCACGAAGACCAGGTTATGGCCCGGGTGGTAGGCAGGCCCGTTCCATTCGGTGCCGCCCACGACTCCGGGGCAGAAGCGGACGCTGTGCTCGGTGGAGAGCGGCGTCTCGATGTTGAAGCGCGTCGTCGTCTCCGCGCGATAGCGGATGGGCAGCAAGGAGGGCTCGGCGCCGCCGCGGCGAATGGAGCTCCTGTCGATGCCGTACAGAAGACCGTCCTTGGCCGCGGCGACGGCGAGGCGCTGCCCTCCGCGGGTGGTGATCAGGACCGGGGCCGCGGCCATGTCCCAATCGTGGAAGTCGTTCTTGATGGGCTGCACGAACCCGAGCATCTTGCCCGTCCGGGCGTCCAGCGCGATCACCGAGTTCGAGTAGAGGTTTTCGCCCTGCCGCAGCTCGATGGCGAAGTCCGGCGCGGGGTTGCCCGTGCTGATGAAGAGCACGCCCGCGGCCGGATCGAGGCTGTACGTCGTCCAGGTGGCGCCGCCGGTCGGGGGGATCTCCTTCGGCCACGTCTCGCGCGCCGGGCCGCTCTCGGGCACCACGTCGAATCGCCAGAGGACGCGGCCATCCTCGGCGCTGAGCGCGTAGACGCGACCGGTCACCCCGAAGATGTCGCCGCCTGCATTGCCGGCGAACACCATTCCATTCCAAGCGACCGGCGCGAGCGGCACGGTCTCGCCCCGCGCCTGATCGGCGATCGCCACATCCCAGAGCGAGCGCCCGGTCCGCGCGTCGATCGCGAACACGTGCCCGTCGCCGGATCCGCGGAACAATCGGCCATTTTCGAAGGCGACCCCGCGGTTGGCGCCGATGAACGAGGGCGGGTGGTAGGGGTGCAGGTGTTTCCATCGCAGGGCGCAGGTCGCCGCGTCGGCGGCGTAGGTCGCCATGTCGGTCGTGACGTAGAGGACGCCGTCCACGACCACCGGTCCGCTCTCGAAGCTCTTCGCGTTCTCCCCGGTGTCGAACGTGCACACGCGGCGGAGGCTGGACACGTTTTTCTTGTCGATCTCGGCGAGGCGCGAGTACCTCTCGCCGCTGTACGAGCCATTGAACATCGGCCAATCGCGCGCGGGCGCGCCGCTCGCCGCCCCCTTCGTGGCGCAGCCGGACGCGAGCCCGGCGCATGCGATCATCGCGAGGGAGGCGCGCGCGGAGCGGCGGGGGCGGCATTGCAGACGGTCATGTCGAGGCGTCATCGTCCCCTCCTTGCCCGCATGGCCGTCTCCTCCAGGAACATCCCGGGGACGGCTGAGCGAGGACCTTGTGTCGTGGTTGGGGCCGGCTGCGCGTTCGTCAATGGACGGGCGCCGCGAACGGATCGGGATTCGCGCATTCCTGGTGCGTGGAGGGCGCCGGAGTCGGGCACGGCGGGAATGGACGCAAGATGCGCCGGTTCGTCCGAGAACGACCCGCGGTGCTTCGGGTAAAACGTTTTTCTTGACCGCGTCGCGCGGGGCGCGTACGAGGCGCGCGTGCCCTCCCTGCTCCACGAAGCGCTCGTCGAGCTGTTCCGCAACCGGCCCGTGCTCGCGGCCGAGCTGCTCGCCGAGGCGCTCGCCGTGCCGCTGCCTCGTTTCACCGAGGCGCGTATCGAGTCGGCGAATCTGGTGGACGTCATTCCCCGGGAGCTTCGCGCCGACCTCCTGGTGCTCTTGCTCGACGAGCGCCCCGTCCTGGTGATCATCGTCGAGATACAGCTGCAATGGGACCCGGACAAGCTCTTCGCGTGGCCGGCCTACGTGGCCGGCGCGAGGGCGCGCTACCGCTGTCCGGCCTGTTTGCTGGTGGTGGTGCCGGACGCCATGCTTGCAGCACGTCTCGCGAAGCCCATCGCAATGGGCCCGGGCCACAGCTCCATCGTGCCCCTCGTGCTCGGACCGGCTGGCGTTCCGATCGTGACGGACATCCAGGAGGCCGCGGAGAGGCCGGAGCTTGCGGTCCTGTCGGCCATGGCGCACGGGCGCACGGAGACCGGGCTCGAGGTGGCCGTCGCCGCGCTCGTGGCGAGCGCGGGCATCGAGGACGACGAACGTAAAACCCTGTACGCAGATCTCGTGCTATTCTCGCTGAACGAGGCAGCGCGAAGAGCCATCGAGGCACTCGGAATGCGAAACTACGAATACCAGAGCGAGTTCGCACGCAAGTACTTCTTCGAGGGGCGCAAGGAAGGGCGCGACGAGGGGCGCAAGGAAGGGCGCGACGAGGGCCGCAAGGAAGGGCGCGACGAGGGGCGCAAGGAAGGACAGCTCGAGCCGCTCGTCCACATGTTCGAGCGGCGCCTCGCCCGCCCCCTCACCCCCGAAGAACGGGCCACGCTGGTCGAACGCGTACGCGACCAGGGCGTCGAGCGGGTCGCAGACGCAGTCCTCGACCTCACGCCCGAGCAGCTCCCCGCGTGGCTTGCCACGGGCAACGACCGCTGATCCGCCGGGCCCCCAAAGGCGGCTGAGCCCCGCACGGCCGAGCGAGCGATCGTCCCCTCCTTCTTCGACCTGCTCCCGACCTTGCTCTATGGTCGGGCATGCCCCGCCGCCCGAGACCCCGCGCCCCCCGCGCAGCCCTCGCGGCGATCTGCCTCCTCGCCTCCGCCGCGAGCTGCACAAGGACGGCGCCCCCCGCGACGACCGCAACGAACGAGGTCCGCTGCGACGAGGACACCCTCGCCCCCTGCGAGCGCGCCATGGCGGGGGCGTCGGGCAACGAGGCGCGCCTGCGGGAACTTCTGGGCCGGTACGTCGAGGCGCGCGCGGCGAAGGATCCACGGGACCCCTGGCCCGAGGTCTGGAAGGCCATGGCGGCGCAGGGAGGGCCGAAGGCGCTCGTGCTCCTCGAAGCGAGCGGGGCCGAGCGCGCGCCGATCGACCCGAAGACGGCCCGGAGCGTGCGCACCTCGTCGCTGCCCCCGCCGGTCGAGATCTCCCGGGAAGCGCTGCTCGTCGCGATGGGCGAGGCGGCGGGGATCGACGTCATCGCGCGCGTCCGCGGACCCGAGAACGAGGTCACCGAGATCTTCCCACGCGACCCGCTCCGCCCCTTCCTCGCGGGCATCGCGCCCGTGATCCGCGCGAGCAAAGGGGTCGAGCGCATCGCAGACGATCTCGCGCTCGCCGCCGCCGTGCGCCGCGCAGCCGCCCACGCCGCGGCCTTTCGCTACGTGGAGGCCGCCAAGGAAGCCGATGCTCTCGCCGCCCTCGTCGCCGCGCGCGATCCGCACGCCGAGCCCACCCTGCGCGCGCGTTACCTGCTCGCGCTTCTCGAAGGCGCCGGCATCGCGCTCGAGCCCGCGGCGCCGGTGATCCGCGCGGCGCGCCCCGAAGAACCCTCCCCGCCCGCCTCGCTCGCGGGCACGCCGTACGGGGATCTGTTGCGCGTGCGCACGGCACGCGACGAGCGCGCGGCGTGGGAGGCGCTCGGCAAGCGCATCCTCGCGGCCGTGCCCGAGAAGCGGCGTGAGGCGTTTTCCGCCCTCTTCCGCTCCCCCGAGGCGTGCTCGCCCGTGCCGCCTCCGCCAATGGAGGGCGTCGGCGACCTCGTCTTCGCCTCCACGCTCGCGGGCGCGCTCTCGCCCGAGATCTTGCCTGGTGAGACCTCCAAACATGAAAACCTCCTGCCGCTGACCGCGTGGCTCGAGCGGTACGGGGCGCTCGTGCGGGCGGCGGACGGCGCGGGGACGGCGTGGGCGCACGCGCCGGCGCTCGTGCAGGAGCGCGGGGAGATCGCGGGCATCCGGCTCGCCTCGACGCCCGCGCACCGACGCGTGACCGCGCTCGTCGAGGCGCACCTCGCGGCCCTCGGCAAGCTGGAGGCGGCCTTCCCCGATCGATTTCGCGCGCTCGCGCTCGTGCCGCTCATCTACGCCCGGGGCCTGCTCGCTGACGAGCCGCTCCGCAGCGCCCTCGGCTCGCTGCTCGAGCGCGCCGTCGCCGATCGCCTCGCGCGTGCCGAGGGTGCGCGCGGCGTCTTCGAGGCCGCCATCACGGGCGCGCTCGCGGGCTCCGCGTATCCAGAGCCGATCCAGTCCGCTTATTACGGCGCCCTGCTCCGCGCGTTCTCGGACAAGCTGCGCAAGGACCTCGGCAAGCAGGAAGGCTGGGGCGTCGCGGGCCTGTTCGCCGCGGAGGCCACCCTGCGCCTCGCCACGGGCGGCGGGCCCGATCTCGGCGCGGCAGCGGACGAGATCTCCCGCGCGCTCGCGGACCCGGCCCTCGCCTACGCGCCCGCCGCACGCCTCGCCAGGAGCGCGGCGCGCTACGCAGCCCTGGCACACGCCCGCAAGCTCGAACCCGACGCCGATCCCGCGCGCCTGCCGGCCGAGCGCAAGGCTGCACGCGATGGGCTGCGCGAGGCGATCGCGGGGCTCTCGGACGGCGGAGGGCAGATCTCCGCGGGGCTCGCGGAGGATGTCGCGAACCTCGGGGATGGAACCCTCGCCGCGCTCGTGGCAACGGCGCTCGACAAACCCGCCGCCGCGCAGCCTGCCTGCGAGGACG includes:
- a CDS encoding aldehyde dehydrogenase family protein, whose translation is MFELVVDNPYTLDVATRRPLAEAADVDRVLDAARAAARRYAETTVKDRVALCLAVVERMEAHAETIAADISRMMGKPLKQARGEVGGMAKRARYMASIAEATLADTALPPQEGFERRIARAPLGVVFNLPAWNYPLLTAVNVVIPAVLAGNAVVLKHSPRSPLCGEHFADAFRDAGAPAGLVQALHCDHEMAGRILADPRVDHVAFTGSVSGGHKVYAQAAASRFVDVGLELGGKDAAYVAADADFDKAVDGLVDGACYNAGQSCCAVERAYVHRSLYDRFVEAAVALMKNYRLGDPMSPETSLGPIAQPHHPLFIERQVEQAKAAGARVLFGGKRTQVDGKGRFFEPTVIVDVAPHLDVMRVETFGPVLPIVPVDSDEEALALMNDSDLGLTAAVYTKDRERAERMAKKLEVGTVYMNQCDTLDPALPWTGVKDSGKGSTLSSIGLLGLTRPKSINFKL
- a CDS encoding metallophosphoesterase family protein — translated: MELVLGLVTDQHFGPEASFGGKLRKLTRSGPGLAKAFVTRMNDVVKPDLVVNLGDCIEDESLEADRARYAACINVLRGARAPLANVAGNHDTFRLTPAELLAIWKRPDLERLYHSFDLGGFHFVVLHTRERKDVDVTVGDEQMRWLAADLAAGSSPTVVLMHHSAADQDLRGNRWFEGSPHICLVEERRALRRMLRDSGRVLAVFNGHLHWNHVDVIDGLPFVTLQSLIENLDEDAPGRPAAAHAVVRLSDRRVVVEIEGAERARYQFDRGA
- a CDS encoding BolA family protein; the encoded protein is MTRLERIQEKLSAALAPTHLEVENESHNHNVPKGSETHFKVVIVSDAFEGLGAIDRHRRVHAALADELKKGLHALTLRALTPAQWQAEGGAEFKSPPCLGGSKAG
- a CDS encoding pyrroloquinoline quinone-dependent dehydrogenase produces the protein MTPRHDRLQCRPRRSARASLAMIACAGLASGCATKGAASGAPARDWPMFNGSYSGERYSRLAEIDKKNVSSLRRVCTFDTGENAKSFESGPVVVDGVLYVTTDMATYAADAATCALRWKHLHPYHPPSFIGANRGVAFENGRLFRGSGDGHVFAIDARTGRSLWDVAIADQARGETVPLAPVAWNGMVFAGNAGGDIFGVTGRVYALSAEDGRVLWRFDVVPESGPARETWPKEIPPTGGATWTTYSLDPAAGVLFISTGNPAPDFAIELRQGENLYSNSVIALDARTGKMLGFVQPIKNDFHDWDMAAAPVLITTRGGQRLAVAAAKDGLLYGIDRSSIRRGGAEPSLLPIRYRAETTTRFNIETPLSTEHSVRFCPGVVGGTEWNGPAYHPGHNLVFVPAVDWCASVKLAPPETLEGRPGEVWMGAAAEAPFGTTDPVAQWGGWLTAFDADTGSVRWKYRSPTPMLAGVTPTAGGLVFTGDLAGDFFAFDAESGQILWREHLGQPMGAGVVTFEVAGRQRIAVGTGKVSPIWPVEGETARVVVFGLP